DNA from Acetobacter aceti NBRC 14818:
TCGCAGTAATGTAGGCCATGTCAAACGGCGGGTCCTGCCGCATGAGGATCACATCCATTTCCGACAGATCGGTCCGTTTCGCTTCTCCGAACGTCGCGTGATTGCCTTTTTCACGCCGTACGGTGACAGGCCGTACCGAGGCAGTCAGACGGGTCTTTGTTCCCTGCCCGCCCTCAAGCAGCGCCAGAGACTCCACGCCGTAGACGAACAGGCGATATCCCCGGGCCTGAGCTTCCAGCATCATGGCGAATGTTGAATCACCATTGATATCGACCCCCTCGAGAGGGTCCATCTGCACAGCAACATCAAGCCCAGAACGCATCAGTCCAAACTCCTTTTCAGAGCGAAACTCTTAAAGCACTTCCCTTCGCAAGCAAAACGCTTCGGAAGTTATGGGAGAGCAGGATAGGTAATGGACAGGATTTCGATCAGTTCCGCACCCCGTGGGGTATGCAGCGTGATCTCATCGCCCACAGCGCGACCGAGAAGGGCTCGCGAGACAGGCGCCAGCAGGGTGATTTCGTGTTTTTCAGACACGGCCTCATCCGCTCCGACAATGGTGACCGTCGTTTCCCGGTCATTCTCATCGACATAGATTACCGTCGCACCGAAAAACACCCGGTCACGCCGGGTCTGCTGAGCGGGATCGACTTCTATGGCGGTTTCCACCCGCTTCGTCAGAAAGCGGATGCGGCGATCGATCTCACGCAGTCGCTTCTTGCCGTAAATATAATCGCCGTTTTCAGAACGATCGCCGTTCCCGGCGGCCCATGAAACGATTTCCACAACAGACGGCCGCTCGACACGCATGAGATGCGAGAGTTCCTCCCGCATCACACGTAGGCCGTCTGGCGTCACATAACGAGCCAGGTCTCCGTTCCGGTCAGTCTTGTCGTTTTGCGCCACGCGGTCTCAACCCTGTTCATCGGTCTTATCCGATGGAGAGTTCGCTGATCGCAGTATCGATCTCCTGGAAACTCGGCATCAGATGCATAGGAATGTCTTTCCGACCGATCTCGACGCTCACCTGTGCAGGATTACCCTGCAGGTAAGCGACAAGCACGGCACGGATCAGGTCATAATAACGGGCGTCTTCTTCCACAACACTCTGAATGCGGCCAGCCAGCGGGCCAACCATGCCATAAGCCAGCAGCACCCCAAGAAAGGTGCCGACAAGCGCGCCGGCAATCATTTCACCGAGAACCTCAGGCGGCTTACTGATGGAACCCATGGTCTTGATGACGCCGAGCACGGCCGCCACGATACCGAGTGCAGGCAGAGCATCAGCCAGCGTCTGCAGACCGTGTGCCACATGCGTGTCTTCCTTGAGATTCTTTGTCAGTTCACGGGACATCACTTCGTCAAACTGGAAGGCGTCGTCCATGTTCATGCTGATCATGCGCAGATAATCGCAGATCAGATTGCGGACTCGATCATTGTCCCTGATCTTGGGATAGGCGGCAAAGGCCGTGCTCTCCATGGGTGTTTCAATATGCGGCTCAAGCGCCATGACACCCTGTGTCTGAGCCAGCCGCGCAAAGAAAAACAGCAGTCCCAGCAGATCAATATAATCCTGACGACCAAAAGCCGGCCCCTTGATCGCTGTCTTCAGAGCGCCCGGCACATGCTTCATATCCGACATCGAATTGGCCATGGCGAACGTGCCGATGCCGGCACCAAGAATCGTGATCAGCTCAAATGGCATGGACTTGATCAGCGGTCCGATTGCACCGCCTGATGCTGCAAAGGATCCGAACACACAGACCAGCAGAAACACCAGCCCACCGATTAACAACATCTAGTCTATCCTCGTCTGAAGGCACGGATAATCTTGCCGCGCCATGTCATCTTCACTGTGCTTTTGGTGACTGGGGCGCCGCATTCGCAGCGGGAGCCGACTGTTCACCGCTTCCCGCCTGAGCAGACGTGTCATCCGGCAGTTTCACCTCATGGTCCCGATGCAGCACGAGAACCACGCGACGGTTCACAGCTGCGGCCGGATCATCCGGATCAGCCAGATCGTGCGCAGCGCGCCCCACGACTTCAGCCAGTCGCTGTTCAGGGAAACCTGCAGCAGACAGAACCTCGCGGGCAGAGTCCGCCCGGGCCGCAGACAACGTCCAGTTGGAAGCGCCCTTTTTCTTGTAGAGAGCACCGTCCGTGTAACCGTAGATGGACAGGTTCTGCGGCATGGCTGTCAGATACGGTGCAATCAGTTGCAGCAGATGCGTCGCCCGTTCATTCAGACGAGCCGATCCCGTATCGAACATCGGGTTGTGATTGCTCTCCGCAAGCTGGATGCGCAGCCCAACCGGAAGCACATCGACCGAAATCTGTGACTTCAGCTGGGCTGCATCCGGGTCCTGCGCCAGCGCCTGCTCAATCTGCTTTCTGTCCTGCTGAAGATCAGCCTCTTCCTTCTCGGCAGCGGAATTTCCGCCGTCACCAAGAGAGGTTGTCGCCCCGCTCTTCTCACCACCTATCGGCACGATCCGGGGAAGAGCTGGTGTGATCGACGTCACCTTGCCGATACTGCGATCTGGGAAGGCCGGATTGGGCACTGCGAAAACACCGCGCGAACGGACATCATTTCCCGCGCCGGAGGTTTCCTTACCAACTATGATGGAAACGCCGGAGCCTACTCCACCCAGCTCAGTTTCCTTGGTTTTTTTGGCGTCACTGACCATGCCGGGCGGAAGAATGGCGTTTTTCTCGGTCTGAGAAATCTGCATTTTCTGGGACATCGCCATCTGCTGGGCTGCCTGCTCTCCGGACATATCAGATCCGGTCGCATGGCCCGCATTATCCGCATCTCCCTGCACGACGGAGGAAGATTTCCCCGGACCGCTAGGCGTCTGCGCAGCCGCATCACCCGTGGTCGCCATGGGATTGAAGAAATTGGCAATACCGCGACGACGTTGTTCCGTGGTGGCGTTGATCAGCCACATAACAAGAAAGAACGCCATCATGGCGGTCACGAAATCTGCATAGGCGATCTTCCAGGCACCGCCATGATGGCCTGCACCGCCTCCGCCGCCGCGTTTGACGACGATGATTCGCGCTTTGTTGTCCCCGTCCTTACGTGGCATCTGCCTCTCCAACCGTCTGGCCATGCTGGCGGAAGGGGCTTAAAACACGCTTAACAAAAGGGTGATGTCGTGGTCTTTCCGCCCTAGCTATGCGATGCGGCTGGAAGTTTCCTCAACCACGACGCAGGAAGAGCCGGAATCGGGCAAGCGACCCGGTACAGATTATATCGCTCCGCCTCACGCCCATCACGCGACCGTACGATCATGCCGGCGGGTTTACCAAGGGCAGCCCAGGGACTGCCTTGCGGGAAGGACCGGCGTCCGTTTCGGATCAATAATCCCCAGCCCTCCTTGCAGGACCATGCTGGCAGATCAAACAGCATCCAGCGCGGCTCGGCACCCAGCACAATGCGGCCGGGGAGATGAA
Protein-coding regions in this window:
- the greB gene encoding transcription elongation factor GreB; translation: MAQNDKTDRNGDLARYVTPDGLRVMREELSHLMRVERPSVVEIVSWAAGNGDRSENGDYIYGKKRLREIDRRIRFLTKRVETAIEVDPAQQTRRDRVFFGATVIYVDENDRETTVTIVGADEAVSEKHEITLLAPVSRALLGRAVGDEITLHTPRGAELIEILSITYPALP
- a CDS encoding flagellar motor protein MotB, coding for MPRKDGDNKARIIVVKRGGGGGAGHHGGAWKIAYADFVTAMMAFFLVMWLINATTEQRRRGIANFFNPMATTGDAAAQTPSGPGKSSSVVQGDADNAGHATGSDMSGEQAAQQMAMSQKMQISQTEKNAILPPGMVSDAKKTKETELGGVGSGVSIIVGKETSGAGNDVRSRGVFAVPNPAFPDRSIGKVTSITPALPRIVPIGGEKSGATTSLGDGGNSAAEKEEADLQQDRKQIEQALAQDPDAAQLKSQISVDVLPVGLRIQLAESNHNPMFDTGSARLNERATHLLQLIAPYLTAMPQNLSIYGYTDGALYKKKGASNWTLSAARADSAREVLSAAGFPEQRLAEVVGRAAHDLADPDDPAAAVNRRVVLVLHRDHEVKLPDDTSAQAGSGEQSAPAANAAPQSPKAQ
- the motA gene encoding flagellar motor stator protein MotA; this translates as MLLIGGLVFLLVCVFGSFAASGGAIGPLIKSMPFELITILGAGIGTFAMANSMSDMKHVPGALKTAIKGPAFGRQDYIDLLGLLFFFARLAQTQGVMALEPHIETPMESTAFAAYPKIRDNDRVRNLICDYLRMISMNMDDAFQFDEVMSRELTKNLKEDTHVAHGLQTLADALPALGIVAAVLGVIKTMGSISKPPEVLGEMIAGALVGTFLGVLLAYGMVGPLAGRIQSVVEEDARYYDLIRAVLVAYLQGNPAQVSVEIGRKDIPMHLMPSFQEIDTAISELSIG